One window of Methanocalculus alkaliphilus genomic DNA carries:
- a CDS encoding 2,3-bisphosphoglycerate-independent phosphoglycerate mutase — MTAQKILLLILDGIADRPCDALDGRTPLQAAATPVLDRLASEGICGIMDTIAPGIRPGSDTAHLSLLGYPPKRYYTGRGPLEAEGCGIRMEPGMIGFRANFATLDDNGAISDRRAGRIPSTAPLCEAIREGVDLSGFGVDLFFEPGAGHRAALALRGDGLGANVTSNDPKHEGFPPLPIRPMTEAGSDQHTADVANEFLRQSQDILVDHPLNRERKGSGLAPANVVLIRGAGLMGRFEPFSEKWKMTGSVISAAALISGIGSAVGLENIEVPGITGSADSDLGAKIARAESELERKDFVLVNIKGADEFGHDGKAEGKRDFIEVIDAALAPLLARDDILIALCSDHTTPCSVKDHSGDPVPVVIRGPDVRVDSVTAFDEISVASGGLSRIRGGDLMPILADLINRSSKYGA; from the coding sequence ATGACTGCACAGAAGATACTTCTCCTGATTCTTGACGGGATTGCTGATCGCCCCTGTGATGCACTTGATGGAAGGACTCCCCTTCAGGCAGCAGCGACGCCTGTGCTGGATCGACTTGCATCCGAGGGCATCTGCGGTATCATGGATACGATTGCTCCGGGTATCAGGCCCGGGTCGGATACCGCACATCTCAGTCTCCTTGGATACCCTCCAAAACGATACTATACCGGCCGGGGTCCCCTTGAAGCGGAGGGGTGCGGGATACGGATGGAGCCGGGGATGATCGGGTTCCGGGCAAATTTTGCAACACTCGATGATAACGGTGCGATCAGCGATCGCAGGGCGGGCCGGATCCCGTCGACTGCCCCTCTCTGTGAGGCGATCAGGGAGGGTGTGGATCTCTCGGGTTTTGGTGTGGATCTCTTCTTCGAACCTGGTGCGGGTCATCGGGCAGCCCTTGCCCTTCGGGGTGACGGGCTTGGTGCAAATGTGACCTCAAATGATCCAAAGCATGAGGGGTTCCCGCCGCTTCCGATCAGGCCGATGACCGAAGCGGGTTCTGATCAGCATACTGCTGACGTTGCGAATGAATTCCTCCGCCAGTCCCAGGATATTCTTGTGGATCACCCCTTGAACAGGGAGCGGAAAGGCTCCGGTCTTGCCCCTGCAAATGTCGTTCTGATACGTGGTGCCGGGTTGATGGGCCGGTTTGAACCCTTCTCTGAGAAGTGGAAGATGACGGGGAGTGTCATATCCGCAGCGGCGCTCATCTCAGGCATCGGATCTGCAGTCGGGCTTGAAAACATTGAGGTTCCGGGAATCACCGGATCTGCCGACTCGGATCTCGGAGCCAAGATCGCCCGCGCAGAGTCTGAGCTCGAACGGAAAGACTTCGTTCTTGTCAATATCAAAGGGGCCGATGAGTTTGGCCATGATGGCAAGGCTGAGGGCAAGCGTGACTTCATCGAGGTGATCGATGCGGCACTCGCCCCGCTCCTTGCACGGGACGATATCCTGATTGCTCTATGCAGTGATCATACGACTCCGTGCTCGGTGAAGGATCACTCCGGGGATCCCGTCCCCGTGGTCATCCGGGGGCCCGATGTCAGGGTCGATTCGGTGACTGCATTTGATGAGATCTCTGTGGCGTCCGGTGGGCTCTCACGAATCCGGGGCGGAGATCTTATGCCGATCCTCGCCGATCTCATTAATAGATCATCAAAGTATGGTGCATGA
- the ahbB gene encoding siroheme decarboxylase subunit beta, with the protein MDQNDRRLIIELEKGIALTHEPFAAIGLRLGIAEDEVILRIRRLRADGVIRKIRARINQRKIGIMANALVAWKPPEEWTGYEALASQPGVSHCYLREPVPGRWEYTVYTVHHKRTRDEVYDEVRTIADEIGIRDYRVLFSTEELKRTPAVRINDSTGDLR; encoded by the coding sequence ATGGATCAGAATGATCGCAGGCTCATCATCGAGCTTGAGAAGGGAATTGCCTTAACCCATGAGCCGTTTGCTGCAATCGGGTTACGGCTTGGTATCGCTGAGGATGAGGTGATCCTCCGGATCCGCCGCCTCCGGGCAGACGGGGTCATCCGGAAGATACGTGCCCGGATCAACCAGCGGAAGATTGGGATCATGGCAAATGCCCTTGTTGCATGGAAGCCTCCGGAGGAGTGGACCGGTTATGAGGCACTCGCATCCCAACCTGGTGTTTCACATTGTTACCTCAGGGAACCGGTACCGGGGAGGTGGGAATATACAGTGTATACCGTTCATCATAAACGGACAAGGGATGAAGTATATGACGAGGTCAGGACCATTGCAGACGAGATCGGAATCAGAGACTATCGTGTTCTCTTCAGTACTGAAGAGCTCAAGCGCACCCCTGCTGTCCGGATTAATGATAGTACGGGGGATCTGAGATGA
- a CDS encoding radical SAM/SPASM domain-containing protein yields the protein MGLKQHETVKRGSDPPRLISWNITLRCPLKCAHCYVDAGATEPDDVLTTDEAEGVIDQICDVGSPILILSGGEPLLREDILRIIRYGTGRGLRMVMGTSGYGLDPQMAEDLKEAGLKAAAISIDSTDPSLHDAFRGVDGAWEQAVAAIRNCRDAGIGVQINMTVMRPSLDEVDAVIRMGREMGVTDYHIFFPVHTGRGEGIAPQNPLEYESMIADILRRYEKSGLSVRPTCAPQFRRIAEEHGISDGGWGRGCLAGISYCRIYATGEVTPCPYLPVSAGNLREMTFSDIWMGSPLFARLRDPDQLTGRCGMCGYRTICGGCRARAYAGTRNVSTRWCDGLRHPEAADGDPTSEDPWCPYIPAGWSDTD from the coding sequence ATGGGTTTGAAACAGCATGAGACCGTGAAGAGAGGATCTGATCCCCCCCGTCTCATCTCATGGAATATCACGCTCAGATGCCCGCTGAAGTGCGCCCACTGCTATGTTGATGCTGGTGCGACTGAGCCTGATGACGTCCTCACAACAGATGAGGCCGAAGGTGTCATCGATCAGATCTGTGACGTCGGATCCCCGATTTTGATCCTGAGCGGTGGTGAACCCCTCCTCAGGGAAGACATCCTCAGGATCATCAGATACGGAACCGGCAGAGGTCTCAGGATGGTCATGGGAACCTCCGGGTATGGGCTGGATCCGCAGATGGCAGAGGATCTGAAGGAAGCGGGGCTGAAGGCTGCTGCGATCAGCATCGACTCGACAGATCCCTCTCTCCATGATGCGTTTAGGGGGGTGGATGGTGCATGGGAGCAGGCGGTTGCAGCAATACGGAACTGCCGTGATGCCGGGATCGGTGTTCAGATCAATATGACGGTGATGCGGCCGTCGCTGGATGAGGTTGATGCCGTCATCAGGATGGGGAGAGAGATGGGCGTCACCGATTATCATATCTTCTTCCCTGTGCATACGGGGCGTGGAGAGGGGATCGCCCCCCAAAATCCCCTGGAGTATGAGTCAATGATAGCAGATATCCTCAGGCGGTATGAGAAGAGCGGCCTCTCGGTCAGACCGACCTGTGCACCGCAGTTCCGGCGTATCGCAGAGGAGCATGGTATCAGTGATGGCGGCTGGGGGCGTGGCTGCCTTGCCGGGATCTCATACTGCAGGATCTATGCGACCGGAGAGGTGACGCCATGCCCGTATCTCCCGGTGAGTGCAGGAAATCTGAGGGAGATGACCTTTTCTGATATCTGGATGGGCTCTCCACTCTTTGCCCGGCTCCGCGATCCGGATCAGCTCACTGGCAGGTGCGGTATGTGTGGGTACAGAACGATCTGCGGTGGCTGCCGGGCACGGGCCTATGCAGGAACACGGAATGTCTCCACACGATGGTGCGACGGCCTCCGTCATCCTGAGGCGGCTGATGGCGATCCCACCAGTGAAGATCCCTGGTGCCCGTATATTCCGGCGGGGTGGTCCGATACAGACTGA
- a CDS encoding 30S ribosomal protein S3ae produces MAKKKQVGRRVEGWKAKSWYKVYTPEIFGKVYIGDVVSADTTNMIGRVMQVSYGEIAQDYSKQHIKMQFKINHVAGDSAYTEFVGHEVTRDYLRSHVKRRTSRIDATVTLKVQGGRDIQVTLTCFTLNRAKVSQIHAIRGKMVEVVRRLAGEMEYDSFAKAAVNGDISREIFKETKTIFPIRRIDVIKTEAVRTAAEKAAAIAA; encoded by the coding sequence ATGGCAAAGAAGAAGCAGGTTGGACGAAGGGTTGAAGGCTGGAAGGCGAAGAGCTGGTACAAGGTCTATACCCCTGAAATCTTTGGAAAAGTGTATATCGGTGATGTGGTTTCTGCAGATACCACAAACATGATCGGGCGTGTTATGCAGGTCTCATATGGTGAGATCGCCCAGGACTACTCCAAGCAGCATATCAAGATGCAGTTTAAGATCAACCATGTCGCCGGTGACTCGGCATACACCGAGTTTGTCGGCCATGAAGTGACCCGTGACTATCTCCGCTCGCATGTGAAGCGGCGAACCTCCCGGATAGATGCCACGGTGACCCTGAAAGTCCAGGGCGGCCGTGATATCCAGGTGACGCTCACCTGTTTCACCTTAAACCGTGCCAAGGTTTCACAGATCCATGCGATCCGTGGAAAGATGGTAGAGGTTGTCAGGCGCCTTGCTGGCGAGATGGAATATGACTCCTTTGCAAAGGCTGCGGTGAACGGCGATATCTCCCGCGAGATCTTCAAAGAGACCAAGACGATCTTCCCGATCCGCAGGATCGATGTGATCAAGACCGAAGCAGTACGAACTGCTGCTGAGAAGGCCGCGGCAATCGCCGCATAA
- a CDS encoding CDP-alcohol phosphatidyltransferase family protein: MTLDQLRPHLTGIVRPVARLSIRVGLTPNSCTVLALLAAMVAGTAFWYREIGIGVLFVAINAFFDAIDGAIARELGSAGMTGDFLDHVLDRYADILIIIGIFAGGFASWEIGVFALTGVLMSSYLGTQAQAVGVGRYYGGLLGRADRLVLILLAGIADILFPAGLFTWTYLGIMLLLFGVLGHITAIQRFMHVWRELNRTK, from the coding sequence ATGACCCTGGATCAACTCCGCCCTCACCTGACCGGGATAGTACGTCCGGTTGCACGCCTCTCGATACGGGTTGGGCTGACACCCAACAGCTGTACTGTTCTTGCCCTTCTGGCGGCGATGGTTGCAGGGACCGCCTTCTGGTACCGGGAGATAGGGATCGGTGTCCTCTTTGTCGCCATTAATGCCTTCTTTGATGCAATCGATGGTGCTATCGCACGGGAGCTCGGATCGGCAGGGATGACCGGGGACTTTCTCGACCATGTCCTTGACAGATATGCCGATATTCTCATCATCATCGGGATCTTCGCCGGAGGGTTTGCCTCCTGGGAGATCGGGGTCTTTGCACTCACCGGCGTGCTGATGTCCTCATATCTTGGAACACAGGCACAGGCGGTCGGTGTCGGAAGATACTATGGCGGTCTCCTCGGGCGTGCCGACCGGCTCGTCCTGATCCTCCTTGCAGGCATTGCTGACATCCTCTTCCCGGCCGGCCTCTTCACATGGACCTATCTTGGGATAATGCTCCTCCTCTTTGGAGTCCTCGGACATATCACCGCAATCCAGCGGTTTATGCATGTCTGGCGGGAACTGAACAGAACAAAATAG
- a CDS encoding radical SAM/SPASM domain-containing protein, giving the protein MNRITQCMHGRGTVSDLHRHGSGRKPRHLAFSGMNRPVIFWNLTNACNLQCIHCYSGSDMADENELSTDEARRVIDDLAVAGVPLILFTGGEPLLRHDIFELAGYAREKGLSIALSSNGTLIDATCARRIKESGISYVGISLDGADAATHNRFRGSDDAFERTTAAFAHCLDAGLRCGVRVTLTRENLGELEPLIDLAADLGASRFCLYWLVPTGRGIDGYDRLQLDGGQVIDALNLLYRKAKEIDPAEMEFLTVDAPQDAIHLLASMRRDESPDLPDAERLVASLNGGCSAGTKVANIDHLGDIYPCQFARSETFRIGNIRKTPFAAIWDDDTNPVLRLFRTPPAAYTGRCGSCSHQVLCGGGCRVRAYMKNGEFFAEDPFCFISGNGDSPI; this is encoded by the coding sequence ATGAACCGCATCACCCAGTGTATGCATGGGAGGGGAACCGTCAGCGATCTCCACCGGCATGGTTCGGGGAGGAAGCCCCGGCATCTTGCGTTCTCCGGGATGAACCGCCCGGTCATCTTCTGGAACCTGACAAATGCGTGTAATCTGCAATGTATCCACTGCTACAGCGGGTCAGATATGGCTGACGAGAATGAGCTTTCAACAGATGAAGCACGTCGGGTTATCGATGATCTTGCTGTTGCGGGTGTCCCCCTTATCCTCTTTACCGGGGGGGAGCCCCTCCTCCGCCATGATATCTTTGAGCTTGCGGGATATGCCCGGGAGAAGGGATTATCAATCGCTCTTTCATCGAATGGAACTCTGATCGATGCGACATGTGCCAGACGGATCAAGGAGAGCGGGATCTCGTATGTCGGGATCTCCCTTGACGGAGCAGATGCAGCGACTCATAACCGGTTCCGGGGATCAGATGACGCATTTGAACGGACGACCGCGGCATTTGCCCATTGCCTGGATGCCGGGCTCAGGTGCGGTGTCCGTGTCACCCTCACCCGGGAGAATCTCGGAGAACTTGAACCTCTCATCGATCTCGCAGCCGATCTTGGCGCATCCCGGTTCTGCCTGTACTGGCTTGTTCCCACCGGGCGGGGGATCGACGGGTATGACCGGCTGCAGCTTGACGGCGGCCAGGTGATTGATGCATTAAATCTTCTGTACAGGAAGGCAAAGGAGATCGATCCCGCAGAGATGGAGTTTCTGACCGTTGATGCTCCACAGGATGCGATCCATCTCCTCGCCTCGATGCGGCGGGATGAATCGCCCGATCTCCCTGATGCCGAACGGCTCGTCGCCTCACTTAACGGTGGCTGTAGTGCGGGGACGAAGGTTGCAAACATTGACCACCTGGGGGATATCTATCCCTGCCAGTTTGCCCGATCGGAGACCTTCCGTATCGGGAATATCCGGAAAACCCCGTTTGCAGCGATCTGGGATGACGATACCAACCCGGTCCTGCGGCTCTTCCGGACCCCCCCGGCCGCGTATACGGGAAGATGCGGATCGTGCAGCCATCAGGTCCTCTGTGGAGGGGGATGCCGGGTGCGGGCGTATATGAAAAATGGTGAGTTTTTTGCCGAGGATCCCTTCTGCTTCATCAGCGGGAATGGGGATTCTCCGATATGA
- a CDS encoding KEOPS complex subunit Pcc1, translating into MMIGSGRIRSRHSDPGTVAGSLSPDNLLGMEMRVDGEHVGMVIRNKPIRSLIASVDDYLMNLSIADGLSDGEMKTMTAGNGMDPTIDEEQ; encoded by the coding sequence ATGATGATTGGAAGCGGCAGGATTCGATCCCGCCATTCGGATCCCGGTACTGTTGCAGGGAGCCTCTCACCCGACAATCTCCTTGGTATGGAGATGCGGGTGGATGGTGAGCATGTCGGGATGGTGATCAGGAACAAGCCGATCCGGTCTCTTATCGCATCGGTGGATGATTACCTGATGAACCTCTCCATTGCAGATGGGCTCAGTGACGGGGAGATGAAGACGATGACAGCGGGCAATGGCATGGATCCCACAATTGATGAAGAACAGTAG
- a CDS encoding AsnC family transcriptional regulator: protein MAIPPVKIPGARIFRRGGPIQTDVQVDQIDLLILDALQEDLPLVPRPFEMIADRIGISSADLLRRTERLREMGIVRGITPVLESRSLGLHAGTLVGLHVPDDKAEETIGIINSYPEISHNYRREHHYSLWFTISAPTGERLSRILGEIQEKASIPDEDILNLPTIRSYKIDVRFDCRTEDADGSE, encoded by the coding sequence ATGGCGATCCCACCAGTGAAGATCCCTGGTGCCCGTATATTCCGGCGGGGTGGTCCGATACAGACTGATGTGCAGGTCGATCAGATCGATCTCCTCATCCTTGATGCTCTTCAGGAGGATCTTCCCCTGGTTCCCCGCCCGTTTGAGATGATCGCTGATCGGATCGGGATTTCCTCTGCCGATCTCCTCCGGCGTACAGAACGCCTCCGGGAGATGGGGATCGTTCGCGGGATTACGCCTGTCCTTGAGTCCCGAAGCCTCGGTCTTCATGCAGGTACCCTCGTCGGCCTCCATGTACCGGATGATAAGGCCGAGGAAACGATTGGGATCATCAACAGTTACCCGGAGATCTCCCATAATTACCGGCGCGAGCATCACTATTCTCTCTGGTTTACCATCTCCGCTCCGACGGGTGAGCGTCTCTCCCGGATACTTGGCGAGATACAGGAAAAGGCATCCATCCCGGATGAGGATATCCTTAATCTCCCGACGATCCGGTCGTATAAAATAGATGTCCGGTTCGACTGCCGGACGGAGGATGCAGATGGATCAGAATGA
- a CDS encoding 30S ribosomal protein S15 produces MARMYARRKGSSGSVRPHRKDVPEWFNTDLAEIEKLVVDMRKDGLSTAVIGTVLRDKYGVPDVKLATGKRVGAILAEHNMTSDIPEDLRNLMQKALGLRKHLAENKKDVHNKRQLQLTESKVRRLVKYYRKAGKLPQEWVYKPETAEILLSR; encoded by the coding sequence ATGGCACGAATGTATGCACGACGGAAGGGATCATCCGGCTCCGTCCGTCCTCACAGGAAGGATGTTCCGGAATGGTTCAACACCGATCTCGCTGAGATCGAGAAGCTGGTCGTCGATATGAGAAAGGACGGTCTCTCAACAGCCGTCATCGGGACGGTTCTCCGTGATAAATACGGGGTTCCTGATGTAAAACTTGCAACAGGGAAGCGTGTTGGTGCAATCCTTGCAGAACACAACATGACCTCTGACATCCCTGAGGATCTCAGAAACCTGATGCAGAAGGCTCTTGGGCTCCGCAAGCACCTTGCAGAGAATAAGAAGGATGTTCATAACAAGCGGCAGCTTCAGCTGACCGAATCGAAGGTCCGGCGTCTCGTCAAATATTATCGGAAGGCAGGCAAACTCCCACAGGAGTGGGTCTACAAACCGGAGACCGCAGAGATTCTCCTCTCAAGATAA
- a CDS encoding adenylate kinase family protein: MMLGLTGVPGTGKTTVADILRERGVPVIRINDTIEPYIIGSDPDRDTRIIDEERWAEEFTPFDGVVEGHLAHLLPCDRIVILRCNPDVLFKRLITRGYSEEKALENALAEALDTILIEAFEAFESEVIYEFETTDIDSGTVANCVMDVLADRATPSHGMCDWSDYLVNRMP; the protein is encoded by the coding sequence ATGATGCTCGGCCTGACCGGCGTGCCCGGTACCGGAAAGACGACCGTCGCTGATATCCTCAGGGAGCGGGGTGTCCCGGTGATCCGGATAAACGATACCATCGAACCGTATATCATCGGATCTGATCCGGATCGTGATACCAGGATCATCGATGAGGAACGCTGGGCTGAGGAATTTACCCCTTTTGACGGGGTTGTCGAGGGACACCTTGCCCACCTCCTCCCCTGCGACCGTATCGTTATCCTTCGCTGCAATCCCGACGTCCTTTTCAAGCGGCTGATCACACGGGGATACTCAGAAGAGAAGGCTCTGGAAAATGCCCTCGCCGAGGCCCTCGATACTATATTGATCGAGGCATTCGAGGCATTTGAATCAGAAGTGATTTATGAGTTCGAGACGACAGATATCGATAGCGGGACGGTCGCCAATTGTGTCATGGATGTCCTCGCCGACAGGGCAACACCATCACATGGCATGTGCGACTGGTCCGACTACCTCGTGAACCGGATGCCATGA
- a CDS encoding polymer-forming cytoskeletal protein yields the protein MDDGVTTEEQAVLRGCILPDGTELQERILKAPGDVIIGEHSRIEYGLSGDEIFIADSCTLQGDITAEGDLRIGNFCEIDGNIIAGTDAFIGEGVVIRGKLTVTGNLDIGDNVTIDKGFEALGEIAVRNPMPVILYIILYVMTMLRIDHEEEIDRFMEELSSYDDRPLILPPRSLLDQSRLVVLMPVQIGSSCRLHGLIHGSQMTVGSKTTVFGSVRGDDSVLVESGAMIHGNVEAEKEVLIEEGVRILGNVEGTRVTMDEDATVEGVIRSSGGLTIRRKKK from the coding sequence ATGGATGACGGGGTCACAACTGAGGAGCAGGCTGTTCTGAGGGGATGCATCCTCCCGGATGGAACGGAACTTCAGGAACGGATCTTAAAGGCTCCTGGAGATGTGATCATCGGGGAACACTCGCGGATAGAATACGGCCTCTCGGGAGACGAGATCTTCATCGCGGACTCATGCACTCTGCAGGGTGATATAACAGCAGAAGGCGATCTCCGGATCGGAAACTTCTGTGAGATCGATGGAAACATCATCGCCGGTACTGACGCTTTTATCGGTGAAGGGGTCGTGATCCGGGGGAAGCTCACCGTCACCGGCAATCTCGACATCGGCGACAATGTCACGATAGATAAGGGATTTGAGGCACTGGGTGAGATTGCGGTCAGAAATCCGATGCCGGTGATCCTCTACATCATCCTCTATGTCATGACGATGCTTCGGATTGACCATGAGGAGGAGATCGACCGGTTCATGGAAGAGCTCTCCTCCTATGATGACCGGCCGCTTATCCTGCCCCCCCGCTCTCTTCTCGACCAGTCCAGGCTTGTTGTTCTGATGCCCGTTCAGATCGGATCGTCATGCCGGCTTCATGGACTTATTCATGGGTCGCAGATGACGGTCGGATCGAAGACGACGGTCTTTGGGAGTGTCCGGGGTGATGATTCGGTACTTGTCGAATCCGGGGCGATGATCCATGGGAATGTCGAGGCGGAGAAAGAAGTCCTCATCGAAGAGGGTGTCCGTATCCTCGGCAATGTCGAAGGCACGCGGGTGACGATGGATGAGGATGCCACCGTCGAAGGGGTTATCCGGTCAAGCGGAGGCCTGACGATCAGGAGAAAGAAGAAATGA
- a CDS encoding KamA family radical SAM protein: MKTHYLTSVSQIKGLSPEEREEIAETERWFSFRATDYYLNLIDWSDPYDPIRRIVVPDIAELEKDGDLDPSSESSYTKAPGLQHKYARTGLLLVSDRCAGLCRYCFRKRLFVDSADEVVPDISLGIEYIRNHPEITNVLLTGGDPLMLPTRELRKIIEEIRSIDHVKIIRIGSKMPAYFPMRISGDQELLDLLAEYSLPEKRIYLMSQFTHPREITPEAMEAVTALLDHGVMILNQTPVLRGINDSAEVLGELFRTLSFIGVSPYYIFQCRPTRGNRTYAVPIEEGYRIFEEARATASGIAKRARFVMSHATGKIEVTAVTREFIVMKYHQAADPDEMGKVLVFRRDPSAYWLDDYSVPVDSCDISDLNNHTSSHIVRKSYGVDTASE, encoded by the coding sequence AGAGATGGTTCTCATTCAGAGCGACCGACTACTATCTGAACCTGATCGACTGGTCCGATCCATATGATCCGATCCGCAGGATTGTTGTTCCGGATATTGCTGAACTGGAAAAAGACGGGGATCTCGATCCGTCCTCGGAATCCTCCTATACAAAGGCTCCCGGCCTCCAGCATAAATACGCACGAACCGGTCTTTTACTCGTCTCCGATCGGTGCGCAGGGCTCTGCCGGTACTGTTTCAGGAAGCGGCTCTTTGTTGATAGTGCCGATGAGGTTGTCCCTGATATCTCTCTGGGGATTGAGTATATACGCAACCATCCTGAAATAACCAATGTCCTTCTCACCGGCGGAGATCCCCTGATGCTTCCCACCAGGGAGCTCAGAAAGATCATCGAAGAGATCAGATCGATTGATCATGTGAAGATCATCCGCATCGGGAGTAAGATGCCCGCGTACTTCCCGATGAGGATCTCAGGGGATCAGGAGCTCCTCGATCTCCTGGCCGAATATAGCCTTCCCGAGAAGCGGATCTATCTGATGAGCCAGTTCACGCATCCACGGGAGATAACTCCGGAGGCGATGGAGGCGGTCACTGCCCTCCTTGATCATGGTGTGATGATCTTAAACCAGACACCGGTACTCAGGGGCATCAATGATTCTGCGGAGGTGCTTGGGGAACTCTTCCGGACCCTCTCCTTCATCGGGGTCTCTCCATATTACATCTTCCAGTGCAGGCCGACACGTGGGAACAGAACCTATGCCGTTCCGATTGAGGAAGGCTACCGTATCTTTGAGGAGGCACGTGCGACAGCATCAGGGATTGCCAAGCGTGCCCGGTTTGTGATGTCCCATGCGACAGGAAAGATTGAGGTGACTGCCGTAACCAGGGAATTTATCGTGATGAAGTATCATCAGGCGGCTGACCCCGACGAGATGGGGAAGGTCCTCGTCTTCCGGAGAGATCCCTCGGCATACTGGCTGGATGATTATTCTGTTCCTGTGGACAGCTGTGACATCTCTGATCTCAACAACCACACATCCTCGCATATCGTGCGGAAATCATATGGGGTAGACACCGCATCGGAGTAG
- a CDS encoding DHH family phosphoesterase, with the protein MLAEHLQSLDFVEVCAHHDADGIAAAAILCTALSRCHIPFHLRVLPAITADQVPPDRPVLLCDFGSSFHDLADSAMVIDHHIPLFTGEFHVNPRLHGIDGDRELSTSGAAYFVAEKMGDNRDLAGLALLGVIGDRQEYSGPNREILNQGIGHGIISTRRGCTLPGRELFERLFLSTDPYLPSVTGNEDVCRELAASPEADLSAEEDPLFLSRLVLSVGDTASAEALLRIYGDAYALEREVVPDAPTLAALVDACGKSGHGGLAASLCLGDSSGIPEAWDHFKAFRERIIAGIRSVTSLGEGWYRLDDPVAASDIADILSHDCLSHDPIFVLVDDGGICRVSARAPPDNGINLGDIVKDAAAYAGGSGGGHNRRAGAMIPQQNVDVFRKAVMEAGFS; encoded by the coding sequence ATGCTTGCAGAACATCTGCAATCCCTCGACTTCGTGGAGGTTTGTGCCCACCATGATGCCGATGGTATCGCAGCTGCGGCTATCCTCTGTACGGCGTTATCCCGGTGCCATATTCCGTTTCATCTGAGGGTCCTCCCGGCAATAACCGCGGATCAGGTCCCCCCGGATCGCCCGGTGCTCCTCTGCGACTTCGGTTCGTCATTCCATGATCTGGCTGACTCTGCGATGGTCATCGATCACCATATCCCTCTTTTTACCGGAGAATTCCATGTAAATCCGAGGCTCCATGGGATCGATGGGGATCGTGAACTCTCAACCTCGGGAGCGGCGTACTTTGTTGCGGAGAAGATGGGTGATAATCGTGATCTCGCGGGCCTGGCCCTCCTTGGAGTGATCGGCGATCGCCAGGAGTACTCCGGTCCCAACCGCGAGATCCTCAATCAGGGGATCGGTCATGGGATCATCTCGACGAGGAGGGGCTGCACGCTCCCCGGAAGGGAACTCTTTGAGCGTCTCTTCCTCTCAACAGATCCATATCTTCCGTCCGTAACGGGCAATGAAGATGTCTGCAGGGAACTTGCGGCATCTCCCGAAGCAGATCTCTCTGCTGAGGAGGACCCGCTCTTCCTCTCACGGCTTGTCCTCTCGGTGGGTGATACCGCCTCTGCTGAGGCTCTTCTTCGTATATATGGGGACGCCTACGCTCTTGAGCGCGAGGTTGTGCCTGATGCCCCCACCCTTGCAGCCCTCGTTGATGCCTGCGGAAAATCCGGTCATGGCGGGCTTGCAGCCTCGCTCTGCCTCGGTGACTCCTCCGGGATCCCTGAGGCATGGGACCATTTCAAGGCTTTCCGGGAGAGGATTATTGCGGGTATACGATCCGTCACCTCTCTTGGTGAAGGGTGGTATCGCCTGGATGATCCGGTAGCGGCATCTGATATTGCCGATATCCTCTCTCATGACTGCCTCTCTCATGATCCGATCTTTGTTCTTGTTGATGATGGCGGGATATGCCGGGTTTCTGCCCGTGCTCCGCCTGACAACGGAATAAATCTTGGTGATATTGTGAAGGATGCAGCAGCATATGCCGGAGGAAGCGGTGGTGGACACAACCGGAGGGCAGGAGCGATGATACCACAACAGAATGTGGATGTATTCAGGAAGGCGGTCATGGAGGCGGGTTTCTCATGA